In Gloeomargarita sp. SRBZ-1_bins_9, one DNA window encodes the following:
- a CDS encoding pyridoxal-phosphate dependent enzyme, which produces VVADPYGSAYYSYVKTGELKTEGSSITEGIGNSRITANLEQVPMDDALRIDDLTCVKMVYHLLHKEGLFLGSSSGINVAAAVQLARQLGPGQVIVTVLCDGGARYQSRLFNRRWLQQKGLWPGADESPPELDL; this is translated from the coding sequence GTGGTGGCCGACCCCTACGGCAGTGCCTACTACAGCTATGTCAAAACCGGGGAACTGAAAACTGAAGGTAGCTCCATCACCGAGGGCATCGGCAACTCCCGCATCACCGCCAACCTAGAACAGGTGCCCATGGATGACGCCCTCCGCATTGACGACCTCACCTGTGTGAAGATGGTCTATCACCTGTTGCACAAAGAGGGGCTTTTTCTGGGCAGCTCTAGCGGGATCAATGTGGCGGCGGCGGTGCAATTGGCCCGGCAGTTGGGACCTGGGCAGGTGATCGTCACGGTGTTGTGCGATGGGGGGGCGCGTTACCAATCCCGTCTGTTCAACCGCCGCTGGTTACAGCAAAAAGGACTCTGGCCTGGGGCGGACGAATCACCCCCGGAGCTTGACCTATAA
- a CDS encoding CTP synthase, translated as MVVSNGESPTRYVFVTGGVVSSIGKGIVAASLGRLLKSRGYQVAILKLDPYINVDAGTMDPFQHGEVFVTADGAETDLDLGHYERFTDTPVSRLNNVTTGSIYQAVCNRERRGDYGGATVQVIPHITNEIKDRIRRVVADSQPDVLITEIGGTVGDIESLPFLEAIRQFRNEVGRDRVVYMHVTLVPWIAAAGEMKTKPTQHSVKELRSIGIQPDLLVCRCERPLSPEIKAKVANFCDVPVDGVITSQDARSIYEVPLILEQEGLATQVLRLLALPDRPPDLAPWRMLVDRLYHPQSQVEIALVGKYVQLNDAYLSVVEALRHAGIHLETEVKLRWVSAEDVERDGAAHHLEGVQGLVVPGGFGIRGVEGKIAAIHYARERGIPFLGLCLGMQCAVVEWARHVAGLTGAHSAEFDPATPHPVIHLLPEQKDVVDLGGTMRLGLYPCRLQPDSLAARLYGETVIYERHRHRYEFNNAYRGLFLESGYRISGTSPDGRLVEMIELPSHPFFIAVQFHPEFSSRPSQAHPLFRGLVQAALAH; from the coding sequence GTGGTGGTCAGCAACGGCGAGTCCCCGACCCGGTATGTGTTTGTCACAGGGGGGGTTGTTTCCAGCATTGGCAAGGGCATCGTGGCTGCCAGTTTGGGACGCCTGCTCAAATCCCGGGGCTACCAGGTGGCCATTTTGAAGCTGGACCCCTATATCAACGTGGACGCCGGCACGATGGATCCCTTTCAGCACGGGGAGGTGTTTGTCACTGCCGATGGGGCGGAAACGGACCTGGACCTGGGACACTACGAGCGCTTCACCGATACCCCTGTGTCCCGCCTGAACAATGTGACCACCGGCTCGATTTACCAGGCGGTGTGCAATCGGGAGCGGCGAGGGGACTATGGCGGGGCCACGGTGCAGGTCATTCCCCACATCACCAATGAAATCAAGGACCGGATTCGCCGAGTCGTCGCCGACAGTCAGCCGGATGTGCTGATTACGGAAATCGGCGGTACGGTGGGGGACATCGAATCCCTGCCTTTTCTGGAGGCTATCCGCCAGTTCCGCAATGAGGTGGGCCGCGACCGGGTGGTGTATATGCATGTCACCCTAGTGCCCTGGATTGCCGCCGCCGGGGAAATGAAAACCAAACCCACCCAGCATTCGGTCAAGGAATTGCGCTCGATCGGGATTCAGCCGGATTTGCTGGTTTGTCGTTGTGAGCGGCCCCTATCGCCGGAAATCAAAGCCAAGGTGGCCAACTTTTGCGACGTACCGGTGGATGGGGTGATTACCTCCCAGGACGCCCGCAGCATCTACGAGGTGCCCTTGATTTTGGAGCAGGAGGGGTTGGCGACCCAGGTGTTGCGGTTGTTGGCCTTGCCCGACCGGCCCCCGGATTTGGCCCCCTGGCGGATGCTAGTGGACCGGCTGTACCACCCCCAATCCCAGGTGGAAATCGCCCTGGTGGGGAAATACGTGCAACTCAACGACGCCTACCTGTCGGTGGTGGAGGCCCTGCGCCACGCCGGGATTCATCTGGAGACGGAGGTGAAATTGCGCTGGGTGAGCGCAGAGGATGTGGAGCGGGACGGGGCGGCCCATCACTTAGAGGGGGTACAGGGGTTGGTGGTTCCCGGCGGGTTTGGCATCCGCGGGGTCGAAGGGAAAATTGCGGCGATTCATTACGCCCGGGAGCGGGGGATTCCCTTTTTGGGGCTATGTCTGGGCATGCAGTGCGCGGTGGTGGAATGGGCCAGGCATGTTGCCGGTTTGACGGGCGCCCACAGTGCGGAATTTGACCCGGCGACCCCCCATCCGGTGATTCATCTGCTGCCGGAGCAAAAAGATGTGGTGGATTTGGGGGGCACCATGCGCTTAGGGCTGTATCCCTGCCGGTTGCAACCCGATAGCTTGGCCGCCCGCCTGTATGGGGAAACGGTGATCTACGAGCGCCACCGCCATCGCTACGAGTTCAACAACGCCTACCGCGGTTTGTTTCTCGAGAGTGGCTATCGCATCAGCGGCACCTCTCCCGATGGCCGGCTGGTAGAAATGATCGAGCTGCCGTCCCATCCCTTTTTTATTGCCGTGCAGTTTCACCCGGAGTTTTCCTCGCGCCCCAGTCAGGCCCATCCCCTGTTCCGGGGGTTGGTGCAGGCTGCTTTGGCCCACTGA
- a CDS encoding sigma-70 family RNA polymerase sigma factor — MFTAAEHNPLYPQAEGPGALDWALVQRCQQGDPEGFRWLYRRFHPRVRGTLYRLCGGEALDDLTQEVFMRVWRGLPRLRQATLFNTWLYRITLNVAQDYRRQCAHQRTQLQTLTQTAPDRIPAPDLLDLHYEELVRQGLAALSFDQRTVLVLHDLEALSQKEISEILRIPVGTVKSRLFHARAALRRYLQTQGVSL; from the coding sequence ATGTTTACCGCCGCTGAGCACAACCCTTTGTATCCCCAGGCTGAGGGGCCGGGTGCGCTGGACTGGGCGCTGGTGCAGCGGTGCCAACAGGGGGACCCGGAGGGCTTTCGTTGGCTATATCGCCGGTTTCACCCCCGGGTGCGAGGAACCCTCTACCGGTTGTGTGGCGGGGAAGCCCTGGATGACCTGACCCAGGAGGTTTTTATGCGGGTGTGGCGGGGGCTACCTCGGTTGCGCCAAGCGACCCTGTTCAATACCTGGCTGTACCGGATTACCTTGAACGTGGCCCAGGACTACCGCCGGCAATGCGCCCACCAACGCACCCAACTGCAAACCCTGACCCAAACCGCCCCCGACCGCATCCCCGCCCCTGACCTGTTGGATTTACACTACGAGGAACTGGTGCGCCAGGGCCTAGCGGCCTTGAGTTTTGACCAGCGCACGGTGTTGGTCTTGCACGATTTGGAAGCCCTATCCCAAAAAGAAATTAGTGAAATCCTGCGGATTCCGGTGGGGACGGTCAAATCCCGTCTCTTTCACGCCCGGGCTGCCCTGCGTCGCTATTTGCAAACCCAAGGAGTCAGTCTATGA
- the rpsO gene encoding 30S ribosomal protein S15 has protein sequence MSLLQEQKQQIINEYQVHATDTGSPEVQIALLSARIEKLSEHLRTHKKDYASQRGLMKLIGQRRQLLLYLRKHHRDRYESLVQKLGIRGLRT, from the coding sequence ATGAGTTTGTTGCAGGAGCAGAAACAGCAGATCATTAACGAGTACCAGGTGCACGCCACCGACACGGGATCGCCGGAGGTCCAGATTGCCCTGTTGAGCGCCCGGATCGAAAAGCTTAGTGAGCACCTGCGCACCCACAAGAAGGATTACGCGTCGCAACGGGGGTTGATGAAGCTCATCGGTCAGCGGCGGCAACTGCTTCTGTACTTGCGCAAGCATCACCGCGACCGTTACGAGAGCCTGGTACAGAAGTTAGGCATTCGGGGGCTGCGCACCTAG
- a CDS encoding PAM68 family protein has translation MAKRSRRSVKPETPAPKKRGWQQIEEPGMPKVVSDRMLRRMAIFCGTPTALGLMAFPTSYWLLQQGVKVPVPVVVLVTLGLFGLGMVGLSYGILSASWDADRVGHWLGWQEFRTNWGRLREGWAHLKAKRNNSVS, from the coding sequence ATGGCCAAAAGATCCCGGCGTTCGGTCAAACCGGAGACCCCAGCGCCCAAGAAGCGGGGGTGGCAACAGATTGAGGAACCGGGGATGCCCAAGGTGGTCAGCGACCGGATGCTCCGGCGCATGGCTATTTTTTGCGGCACCCCCACGGCTTTGGGGCTGATGGCCTTTCCCACCAGTTACTGGCTATTGCAACAGGGCGTCAAGGTGCCGGTGCCGGTGGTGGTGCTGGTGACCCTGGGGCTGTTTGGGTTGGGGATGGTGGGCCTAAGCTATGGGATTTTATCGGCCTCCTGGGATGCGGACCGGGTGGGCCATTGGCTAGGCTGGCAGGAATTTCGCACCAACTGGGGGCGGCTGCGGGAGGGCTGGGCCCATCTTAAAGCTAAACGTAACAATTCGGTTTCCTAA
- the aroF gene encoding 3-deoxy-7-phosphoheptulonate synthase, whose product MIIVMQPGAPEEEIERISDELRTWGLNPEKIVGQYKVVIGLVGETAQLQPERIQELSPWIEDVVRVEQPFKRASREYRHGQPSEITVATPNGPVVFGETQPVVVVAGPCSVENEEMIIETALRVKAAGAQMLRGGAYKPRTSPYAFQGHGESALELLAAARAASGLGVITEVMDAADIEKVAQVADVLQVGARNMQNFSLLKKIGAQEKPVLLKRGMSATIEEWLMAAEYILAAGNPKVILCERGIRTFDHRYTRNTLDLAAIPVLRRLTHLPIMIDPSHGTGKSEYVPAMAMAAVAAGADALMIEVHPNPSKALSDGPQSLTPERFDRLMREELAVIGQAVGRWPKVPVAV is encoded by the coding sequence ATGATCATCGTGATGCAACCCGGCGCCCCCGAGGAGGAAATTGAACGGATTAGCGACGAACTGCGCACCTGGGGACTGAATCCCGAAAAAATTGTGGGCCAGTATAAGGTGGTGATTGGGCTGGTGGGGGAAACGGCGCAGCTGCAGCCGGAGCGGATTCAGGAACTCAGCCCCTGGATCGAGGACGTGGTGCGGGTGGAGCAGCCCTTTAAGCGGGCCAGCCGGGAGTATCGCCACGGGCAACCGAGTGAAATTACCGTCGCAACGCCCAACGGCCCGGTGGTCTTTGGGGAAACCCAGCCGGTGGTGGTCGTGGCCGGTCCCTGCTCGGTGGAGAACGAGGAGATGATCATTGAAACGGCGCTGCGGGTGAAGGCGGCGGGCGCCCAAATGTTACGGGGGGGAGCCTATAAACCCCGGACGTCTCCCTATGCGTTCCAGGGGCATGGCGAAAGTGCGCTGGAGTTGTTGGCGGCGGCGCGGGCGGCCTCGGGATTGGGGGTGATTACGGAGGTCATGGATGCTGCCGATATTGAAAAAGTGGCTCAGGTGGCGGATGTGTTGCAGGTGGGCGCCCGGAATATGCAGAACTTTTCCCTGCTGAAGAAAATCGGGGCGCAGGAGAAGCCGGTGTTGCTCAAGCGGGGCATGTCGGCCACGATTGAGGAGTGGCTGATGGCTGCCGAATACATCCTGGCGGCGGGCAACCCCAAGGTGATCCTGTGCGAACGGGGAATTCGCACCTTTGACCACCGCTACACCCGCAACACGTTGGACCTGGCGGCGATCCCAGTCCTGCGGCGGCTGACCCATTTGCCCATCATGATTGACCCCAGCCACGGCACCGGCAAGTCGGAGTACGTCCCGGCGATGGCCATGGCAGCGGTAGCGGCGGGGGCCGATGCCCTGATGATTGAGGTTCACCCCAACCCTTCCAAAGCTCTCTCCGATGGTCCCCAGTCCCTGACGCCGGAGCGCTTTGACCGGCTGATGCGGGAAGAGTTGGCAGTGATTGGTCAAGCAGTGGGTCGTTGGCCAAAGGTGCCGGTGGCGGTTTAG
- a CDS encoding DUF1269 domain-containing protein — translation MSELIAIAYDDLYRAEEVRLTLLRREHLVELEDAAVVIKDPKGNIRLSQAFNLTGMGAVSGGFWGLLIGALLLMPWEGAAIGAAAGALGGALTDIGVHDKFMQELGETLRPGTSALFILVRKFNPDRLIAEIAPYGGRVLRTSLTKDQETELQEVLTNRGLLPQRPST, via the coding sequence ATGAGTGAACTGATTGCCATTGCCTACGACGACCTGTACCGGGCAGAGGAGGTACGGTTGACCCTGTTGCGCAGGGAACATTTAGTGGAACTGGAGGACGCAGCAGTGGTGATCAAGGACCCAAAGGGAAATATACGGTTGAGCCAGGCCTTTAACTTAACAGGGATGGGGGCTGTCAGTGGTGGTTTTTGGGGGTTGCTCATCGGTGCCCTGTTGCTCATGCCCTGGGAGGGGGCGGCCATCGGTGCGGCGGCAGGAGCGCTCGGTGGGGCACTCACTGATATTGGCGTCCACGATAAGTTTATGCAGGAATTAGGGGAAACCCTCCGCCCCGGTACCTCTGCCCTGTTTATTCTGGTGCGGAAATTTAACCCCGACCGGTTGATAGCCGAAATTGCCCCCTATGGCGGTCGCGTCCTACGCACCTCCTTGACCAAAGACCAGGAAACCGAACTGCAGGAGGTATTGACTAACCGGGGGCTGCTTCCCCAACGTCCGTCAACCTAA
- a CDS encoding 30S ribosomal protein S1: MGNKKKTGVGFTHEDFAALLDRYDYRFSPGDIVQGTVFALEPKGALIDIGAKTAAFLPLQEMSINRVDSPEEVLRPDETREFFILSDENEEGQLTLSIRRIEYMRSWERVRQLQREDATVRATVFAINRGGALVRIEGLRGFIPGSHISTRHAKEDLMGQELPLKFLEVDEERNRLVLSHRRALVERQMNKLEIGEVVTGTVRGIKPYGAFIDIGGVSGLLHISEISHEHIETPHNVFAVGDELKVMIIDLDAERGRISLSTKQLEPEPGDMVRNRALVFERAEEMAQRWREKQAAKLAGLPEEGQTPEAVPAATAEEDLEPAAAV; encoded by the coding sequence TTGGGGAACAAGAAAAAGACAGGGGTAGGGTTTACCCACGAGGACTTTGCCGCGCTGCTGGACCGCTACGATTACCGGTTTAGCCCCGGGGATATCGTCCAGGGGACGGTTTTTGCCCTGGAGCCGAAGGGGGCGCTGATCGATATCGGGGCCAAAACCGCGGCTTTTTTACCCTTGCAGGAAATGTCCATCAATCGGGTTGATAGCCCGGAGGAAGTCTTGCGCCCGGACGAAACGCGGGAGTTTTTTATCCTGTCGGATGAGAACGAAGAGGGGCAGTTGACTCTCTCGATCCGCCGGATTGAGTATATGCGCTCCTGGGAGCGGGTGCGGCAGTTGCAGCGGGAAGATGCGACGGTGCGGGCTACCGTGTTTGCCATCAATCGGGGGGGCGCACTGGTGCGGATCGAGGGGCTGCGTGGCTTTATCCCGGGGTCCCACATCAGTACGCGCCATGCCAAAGAGGATTTGATGGGGCAGGAGCTGCCCTTGAAGTTTTTAGAGGTGGACGAGGAACGCAACCGGCTGGTGCTGAGTCACCGGCGCGCCCTGGTGGAACGGCAGATGAATAAGCTGGAAATCGGGGAGGTGGTGACCGGGACGGTACGGGGCATCAAGCCCTACGGTGCGTTTATTGATATTGGTGGGGTCAGTGGCCTGTTGCATATTTCCGAAATCTCCCACGAGCATATTGAGACGCCCCATAATGTGTTTGCGGTGGGGGATGAGCTGAAGGTCATGATTATTGACCTGGACGCGGAACGGGGCCGGATTTCCCTTTCCACCAAGCAGTTGGAGCCGGAACCGGGGGATATGGTGCGCAACCGGGCGCTGGTGTTTGAGCGGGCGGAGGAGATGGCCCAGCGCTGGCGCGAAAAGCAGGCAGCGAAGTTGGCGGGCTTGCCGGAGGAGGGGCAGACCCCAGAGGCGGTACCGGCGGCAACGGCGGAGGAGGACCTGGAACCGGCGGCGGCTGTTTAG
- a CDS encoding ABC transporter permease: MLAQIWQDSLTVFWGEWLDLRVRLPQVFASGLVSPMIYILAFGFGVGSSLTRPPLGNSYLEFILPGMVALSSMIISFAGTTFSICGDRLFNKTFEELLLAPVHPLGVYLGKVMAGVVRGMLTAAAIILISIAFTGRWWGFLHPLFLGMVLLNSLVFAGLGVIVGLSVASLETVGLYNNFLIVPMSFLGGTFFDPATVPPLLKLIVYVIPLTYASIGLRASALGGEFPWYAPLVLLGVAGVLAAIGAYQFAHQQD; the protein is encoded by the coding sequence ATGCTGGCGCAAATCTGGCAGGATAGCCTGACGGTGTTCTGGGGAGAGTGGCTCGACCTGCGGGTGCGACTACCCCAAGTTTTTGCTTCGGGATTGGTATCGCCAATGATCTATATCCTGGCGTTTGGGTTCGGGGTGGGCAGTTCCCTGACCAGGCCGCCCCTGGGGAATTCCTACCTGGAGTTTATCCTACCGGGGATGGTGGCCCTGTCTTCGATGATCATCAGTTTTGCGGGCACGACGTTTTCCATCTGCGGCGACCGTTTGTTTAACAAAACCTTTGAGGAGTTGTTGCTGGCACCGGTGCATCCTTTAGGGGTCTACCTGGGCAAGGTGATGGCCGGGGTGGTGCGGGGTATGCTCACGGCGGCAGCGATTATTCTCATCAGCATTGCCTTTACCGGCCGGTGGTGGGGATTTTTGCACCCCCTGTTTTTGGGGATGGTGTTGCTCAATAGCCTGGTGTTTGCCGGTTTGGGGGTGATTGTGGGGTTGAGCGTGGCCTCCCTGGAGACGGTGGGGCTGTACAACAATTTTTTGATTGTGCCTATGTCATTTTTGGGGGGCACGTTTTTTGACCCGGCGACGGTGCCGCCCCTGTTGAAGCTGATCGTGTATGTAATTCCCTTGACCTACGCCAGTATCGGTTTGCGGGCCAGTGCCCTAGGGGGAGAATTTCCCTGGTATGCGCCTTTGGTGTTGCTGGGGGTGGCCGGTGTGTTGGCCGCCATCGGGGCCTACCAGTTCGCCCATCAGCAGGATTGA
- the gatA gene encoding Asp-tRNA(Asn)/Glu-tRNA(Gln) amidotransferase subunit GatA produces the protein MSLIQQWQTRLRQGELTSVALVEEYLRRIEQRDPHIRGYLTVTADIALTQAREMDARRARGEDLGWLMGIPIALKDNLCTQGIPTTCASRILAGYIPPYNATVVDRLLQAGAVMLGKTNLDEFAMGSSTEHSAYQVTANPWDVTRVPGGSSGGSGAVVAAQECVAAFGSDTGGSIRLPASFCGVVGLKPTYGRVSRYGLVAYASSLDQIGPLAPTVMDAAILLGVIAGHDPKDSTSIPAPVPDYVQALRALPADRPLAGVTLGVIQETLGEGVDPQVRQAFEAAVVQLEQLGAQVVPISCPMFARGLAAYYILAPAEASANLARYDGVKYGLRVAAEDVVTMYQQTRGQGFGSEVKRRIMLGTYTLSRGYYDAYYLQAQKVRTLIRRDFDRAFTQVQALLSPTAPVVAFPIGSKSQDPLSMYLTDLMTIPVNLAGLPAISVPCGFSAEGLPIGLQIIGPVLQETRLLQIAHAYEQSTPWHRQVPPLVRDG, from the coding sequence ATGTCCTTGATTCAGCAGTGGCAAACCCGGTTGCGCCAGGGCGAGCTCACCAGCGTGGCCCTAGTGGAAGAATATCTCCGGCGCATCGAGCAGCGGGACCCCCACATTAGGGGCTATCTCACCGTCACCGCCGATATAGCCTTGACCCAGGCCCGGGAAATGGATGCCCGTCGCGCCCGGGGGGAGGACCTGGGATGGCTCATGGGAATTCCCATCGCCCTGAAGGATAACCTGTGTACCCAAGGCATCCCGACAACTTGTGCTTCCCGTATCCTGGCGGGTTATATCCCCCCTTACAACGCCACGGTAGTGGACCGCCTGTTGCAGGCTGGGGCGGTGATGCTGGGCAAAACCAACCTGGACGAATTCGCCATGGGTAGTTCCACGGAGCATTCCGCCTATCAGGTCACCGCCAACCCCTGGGACGTGACGCGGGTGCCGGGGGGGTCGTCGGGGGGGTCAGGGGCAGTGGTGGCCGCCCAGGAATGTGTAGCCGCTTTCGGGTCCGATACGGGGGGGTCCATCCGTCTGCCCGCTTCCTTCTGCGGGGTGGTCGGTCTCAAACCCACCTACGGCCGGGTCTCCCGCTATGGCTTGGTGGCCTACGCCTCGTCCCTGGACCAAATTGGCCCCCTGGCACCCACGGTAATGGATGCGGCCATCCTGCTGGGGGTGATCGCTGGGCATGATCCGAAAGACAGCACCAGCATTCCTGCCCCTGTCCCGGACTATGTTCAGGCCTTGAGGGCCTTACCGGCGGATCGGCCCCTGGCGGGGGTCACCCTGGGGGTCATCCAGGAAACCCTAGGAGAGGGGGTGGACCCGCAAGTGCGCCAGGCTTTTGAGGCAGCAGTGGTCCAGTTGGAACAATTGGGGGCGCAGGTGGTTCCTATTTCCTGTCCCATGTTTGCCAGGGGCTTGGCCGCCTATTACATCCTGGCGCCGGCGGAGGCCTCGGCCAATCTAGCCCGTTACGACGGGGTGAAGTACGGGCTGCGGGTGGCGGCAGAGGATGTGGTAACGATGTACCAACAAACCCGAGGTCAGGGCTTTGGTTCGGAGGTCAAGCGGCGGATTATGTTGGGGACCTACACCCTGTCGCGGGGGTATTACGATGCCTATTACCTGCAGGCCCAGAAGGTGCGCACCTTGATCCGGCGGGATTTTGATCGGGCGTTTACCCAGGTGCAAGCCCTGTTGTCCCCCACGGCCCCTGTGGTGGCCTTTCCCATCGGCAGCAAGAGCCAGGACCCCCTGAGTATGTACCTGACGGATTTGATGACCATTCCGGTGAATCTGGCGGGGCTACCGGCCATCAGCGTCCCCTGTGGCTTCTCGGCGGAGGGGTTACCCATTGGGCTACAAATCATCGGACCGGTGCTGCAGGAGACCCGCCTTTTGCAGATTGCCCATGCCTACGAACAAAGCACGCCTTGGCACCGGCAGGTTCCCCCACTGGTACGGGATGGCTAA
- a CDS encoding Calvin cycle protein CP12: MSDLQAQIQAELEQARAICQEKGIHSPECAVAYDTVEELQAEAAHQRQAQPPKTSFEQYCDANPDAAECRVYDD, from the coding sequence ATGAGCGATTTACAAGCCCAAATTCAAGCGGAACTGGAACAGGCGCGGGCCATTTGCCAGGAGAAAGGGATTCATTCGCCGGAGTGCGCGGTGGCCTACGATACGGTGGAGGAGTTGCAGGCGGAAGCGGCTCACCAGCGGCAAGCGCAACCCCCGAAAACCTCCTTTGAGCAGTACTGTGACGCCAACCCGGATGCCGCCGAGTGCCGGGTCTACGACGACTAA
- a CDS encoding phosphodiesterase, whose translation MGPPVRVVQLTDTHLFADPQQTLLGCNTWATLKAVVAAVVDYAPDLVLLTGDLSQDGSPASYRQLVAALRPLGCPLYWLAGNHDARDTLAAVVTGDRWRPEKRFTWGGWYFVLLDSTVPGEVGGYLQGAEMAELARELAQQTAPTLIALHHPLFPVGSPWLDGSRVANPEVFWSVVDAHPQVRVVICGHVHQEQTWQRRGVTYYSTPSTCLQFAPGAATFTVDSALPGFRWLELWPDGQCRSGVVRVPCPVTVEQGAGGY comes from the coding sequence GTGGGGCCGCCGGTGCGGGTAGTGCAATTGACCGATACCCACCTTTTTGCCGACCCGCAACAGACCCTTTTGGGTTGTAATACGTGGGCGACGTTGAAGGCGGTGGTGGCGGCGGTTGTGGACTATGCGCCCGACCTGGTTCTACTGACCGGGGATTTGTCCCAGGATGGGAGTCCTGCCTCCTACCGGCAACTGGTTGCAGCCCTCCGTCCCCTGGGCTGTCCTCTTTATTGGCTGGCGGGTAACCATGACGCCCGCGACACCCTGGCGGCAGTTGTGACGGGAGACCGCTGGCGACCGGAGAAGCGCTTTACATGGGGTGGTTGGTATTTTGTGCTGCTGGACTCCACGGTACCGGGAGAGGTGGGGGGTTACTTGCAGGGGGCGGAGATGGCGGAATTGGCCCGGGAACTGGCGCAACAAACGGCCCCAACGCTGATTGCGTTGCACCATCCCCTGTTCCCGGTGGGGTCCCCCTGGTTGGACGGGAGTCGGGTGGCCAATCCTGAGGTGTTTTGGTCGGTGGTGGATGCCCATCCCCAGGTGCGGGTGGTGATTTGCGGCCATGTCCACCAAGAACAGACCTGGCAGCGGCGGGGGGTGACCTACTACAGTACCCCTTCCACCTGTTTGCAATTTGCCCCCGGGGCGGCTACCTTTACGGTGGACTCTGCCTTGCCGGGTTTCCGGTGGTTGGAACTCTGGCCCGACGGTCAATGCCGCAGTGGCGTGGTGCGGGTCCCCTGTCCAGTGACAGTTGAGCAGGGAGCGGGTGGTTATTAG
- a CDS encoding PRC-barrel domain-containing protein, protein MKATTQVCFRSALIDSQVITRNRGRRLGVVSQVWCDVDAWQVVALDIKESLVSNYLPGEPTASLRWEHVRQVGDVVLVEDDQVLEELDLSPYTRLVGIEVITETGEFLGKVRDFEFDLAEGRISHLVIDALGVPRIPARLVSTYELSVEEVVSVGADKLIVFEGAEERLRQLTRGWLESIGVGKPPWEREGDPNYLPTPVSVENRLGSGAPTETERRRVTRQEETWREPEEAPAPRSVRKPKRRVETAYAEPVEEPEPVMDEDVTADVWAEPEPYQPPINIPQRQPEYEEETN, encoded by the coding sequence ATGAAAGCGACAACGCAGGTTTGTTTTCGTTCGGCTTTGATTGATTCTCAGGTGATTACCCGCAACCGGGGGCGACGGCTGGGGGTGGTCAGCCAAGTCTGGTGTGATGTGGACGCCTGGCAGGTGGTGGCCTTGGATATTAAAGAGTCCCTGGTGAGTAACTATTTACCGGGCGAGCCGACCGCTTCCCTGCGCTGGGAGCATGTGCGTCAGGTGGGGGATGTGGTGCTGGTGGAGGATGACCAGGTCTTGGAGGAGTTGGATTTGTCCCCCTACACCCGCCTGGTGGGCATCGAAGTCATTACGGAGACGGGGGAGTTCCTGGGCAAGGTGCGGGATTTTGAGTTTGACCTGGCAGAGGGGCGGATTTCCCATCTGGTGATCGATGCCCTGGGGGTGCCGCGGATTCCCGCCCGCTTGGTCAGCACCTACGAGCTGTCCGTTGAGGAAGTCGTCAGCGTGGGGGCGGACAAGTTGATTGTGTTTGAGGGGGCAGAGGAACGACTCCGGCAACTGACGCGGGGGTGGCTGGAATCGATTGGCGTGGGCAAACCCCCTTGGGAACGGGAGGGGGACCCGAACTACTTACCGACGCCGGTGAGTGTGGAAAACCGCTTGGGCAGTGGTGCACCGACTGAGACGGAGCGCCGGCGGGTCACCAGGCAGGAAGAGACCTGGCGTGAACCGGAGGAGGCGCCGGCACCCCGTTCTGTACGCAAACCCAAGCGCCGGGTAGAAACGGCCTATGCGGAGCCCGTGGAGGAACCGGAGCCGGTTATGGATGAAGACGTGACGGCGGATGTGTGGGCGGAACCGGAACCCTATCAACCCCCTATCAACATCCCGCAGCGGCAGCCGGAGTATGAGGAGGAGACGAACTAG